A genomic window from Dermacentor silvarum isolate Dsil-2018 chromosome 9, BIME_Dsil_1.4, whole genome shotgun sequence includes:
- the LOC119463520 gene encoding uncharacterized protein LOC119463520, protein MEEPNTSSGKESDFETALSIEELGQLATRWDKNSTGLQDTINDGPGACCEEPGRIATMGRFDQFIEDGDEDFQSYLERFDHFLKASQVSDALKVSVFITAIGNKAYKTLKTLLEPEKPGNKTNEQLVQTLQEQYVPQNSIIAERFKFNRRLQQDGETVAAFVVELKRLVTSCGFGAFLDEAFRDRFVAGLCDKETQAEVLKNSKLTFRNACDIARSIELARKESRDIQPGAAQGTVSAIHRKPDSRKRPLRWREETSAMPADIRATESLPCFRCGSEHEASICKF, encoded by the exons atggaggagccaaatacatcttcgggcaAGGAATCAGACTTTGAAACAGCACTAAGCATagaggagctgggcca ACTGGCGACGAGATGGGATAAGAATTCCACTGGGCTGCAAGACACCATTAACGACGGTCCCGGAGCATGCTGCGAGGAGCCTGGCAGGATAGCCACGATGGGAAGGTTCGATCAGTTCATCGAGGACGGTGATGAAGATTTTCAGTCCTACTTGGAGCGGTTCGACCACTTCCTGAAGGCTTCCCAGGTGAGCGACGCCCTGAAGGTGTCAGTGTTCATAACGGCAATAGGGAATAAAGCCTACAAAACCCTGAAAACATTGCTGGAACCAGAAAAGCCGGGAAACAAGACGAACGAACAGTTGGTGCAGACCCTGCAAGAGCAGTACGTGCCCCAAAACTCTATAATTGCCGAGCGGTTCAAATTTAATCGGCGTTTGCAGCAAGACGGCGAAACAGTGGCAGCGTTCGTGGTAGAGCTGAAGCGGTTGGTCACGTCCTGCGGCTTCGGGGCGTTTTTGGACGAGGCTTTTCGCGACAGGTTTGTGGCAGGACTTTGCGACAAAGAAACGCAAGCAGAGGTGCTAAAGAATAGCAAGTTGACCTTTAGAAATGCCTGCGATATCGCAAGGAGTATCGAGTTGGCCCGCAAGGAAAGTCGAGATATTCAGCCGGGTGCAGCGCAAGGAACCGTCAGCGCTATTCACCGCAAACCAGATAGCAGAAAACGCCCACTGCGCTGGAGAGAAGAAACTTCGGCGATGCCAGCTGATATAAGGGCGACGGAATCACTGCCTTGTTTCCGATGTGGCTCAGAGCATGAAGCATCTATCTGCAAATTTTGA
- the LOC125940305 gene encoding oocyte zinc finger protein XlCOF6-like: MPFQCPLCPWSFSRTSTLKNHMVTHTDERPFQCPSCPQSFSRKSSLKRHLDTHTGERPFQCPSCPQSFSVKSTLKNHVRIHTGERPFQCPACPQSFSDRSTLTNHMRTHTGERPFQCPSCPQSFSQKSTLKKHVLIHTGEKRFQCPACPQSFLAKFTLRRHVHTHTGERPFQCPSCPQSFSHETTLKNHVRTHTGKRPFQCALCPQSFSDKSTLKSHVRIHTGERQFQCPSCPRSF, from the exons ATGCCATTTCAGTGTCCGTTATGCCCGTGGAGCTTCTCAAGAACGTCCACACTGAAAAATCATATGGTCACCCACACAGATGagaggccatttcaatgcccttcatgccctcagagcttctcacgaaaGAGTTCTCTGAAACGACACCTGgacacccacacaggcgagaggccatttcagtgcccttcatgccctcagagcttctcagtTAAGTCTACCCTGAAGAATCAtgtgcgcatccacacaggcgagaggccatttcaatgccctgcATGTCCTCAGAGCTTCTCAGATAGGTCCACACTGACAAATCAcatgcgcacccacacaggcgagaggccgtTTCAGTGCCCCtcatgccctcaaagcttctcacaGAAGTCTACTCTGAAGAAACATGTGCTcatccacacaggtgagaagcgaTTTCAGTGCCCTGCATGTCCTCAGAGCTTCTTGGCCAAGTTCACACTAAGAAGGCACGtgcacacccacacaggcgagaggccgtttcagtgcccttcatgccctcaaagcttctcacaCGAGACTACATTGAAGAATCatgtgcgcacccacacag GCAAGAGGCCATTTCAGTGTGCTTTGTGCCCTCAGAGTTTCTCAGACAAGTCTACATTGAAGAGTCAtgtgcgcatccacacaggcgagaggcaatttcagtgcccttcatgccctcggagcttctAA